The proteins below come from a single Papaver somniferum cultivar HN1 chromosome 11, ASM357369v1, whole genome shotgun sequence genomic window:
- the LOC113322222 gene encoding F-box/kelch-repeat protein At3g06240-like, with the protein MIGLSHDMYAADDIFYSIDYASILYGAVVMDYPNDNNNAITHSIRHFIVGSCNGLILLLTEDSEKLFLWNPSTREYKEIIRAPTAVENLSYGFGYDFKTDNYKLVCIATGRSDDDGELDSFSEVYSYTAGSWSRGENIPYVYSDVTGGVLLYGALHWLGEDASHWSDDTPPVKKL; encoded by the coding sequence ATGATCGGTTTGAGTCATGATATGTACGCtgctgatgatatattttattccaTAGATTATGCTTCAATATTATACGGAGCTGTTGTGATGGATTACCCAAACGACAATAATAATGCTATAACTCACAGTATTCGCCATTTTATTGTGGGATCTTGCAATGGCTTGATTTTATTATTGACCGAAGATAGTGAAAAATTATTTCTTTGGAACCCATCCACAAGAGAGTACAAGGAAATCATAAGAGCACCGACGGCCGTAGAAAACCTTTCCTATGGGTTTGGTTACGATTTCAAAACTGATAATTACAAGTTGGTATGCATTGCAACTGGCCGGTCTGATGATGATGGCGAGCTTGACAGTTTTTCTGAAGTTTATTCATACACAGCTGGTTCATGGAGTAGAGGCGAAAACATCCCTTATGTGTATTCTGATGTAACCGGTGGTGTGCTTCTGTATGGTGCTCTTCATTGGTTAGGTGAAGATGCTTCTCATTGGTCAGACGATACGCCACCCGTAAAGAAACTATAA
- the LOC113322221 gene encoding F-box/kelch-repeat protein At3g23880-like — MIRDAALVGDNCNDVFYSIDYASILSASTSLSLTTCECDGAVLMNNPRLKRKYGVEESRLIQILGSCNGFLCLGAAASDALIFWNPSTKEYKEIMLPPVNLPWPSYGFGYDNKFDDHKLVSIVENEVYVYTLESNTCRRVNTIPYGSLESAGLLLNGALHWIGATVISECWEIPFASYVVF, encoded by the coding sequence ATGATTAGAGATGCTGCACTCGTAGGTGATAATTGCAATGATGTCTTTTATTCTATTGATTATGCTTCGATACTATCAGCGTCAACATCATTATCTTTGACGACATGCGAGTGTGATGGAGCTGTTCTAATGAATAATCCAagattgaaaagaaagtatggagtTGAAGAAAGTCGtttaattcaaattttgggaTCTTGTAATGGCTTCCTTTGTTTAGGTGCCGCTGCTAGTGATGCGCTAATTTTTTGGAACCCATCAACCAAAGAATACAAGGAAATTATGCTACCACCTGTCAATCTTCCGTGGCCTTCCTACGGGTTTGGTTACGACAACAAATTTGATGATCACAAGTTGGTAAGTATAGTAGAGAATGAAGTTTATGTATACACTTTAGAATCGAATACATGTAGAAGAGTCAATACCATACCTTATGGTTCTCTTGAATCAGCAGGTTTGCTTCTGAATGGTGCTCTTCATTGGATAGGGGCTACTGTGATCTCAGAGTGTTGGGAGATTCCCTTTGCATCGTATGTGGTGTTTTAA